Proteins encoded within one genomic window of Besnoitia besnoiti strain Bb-Ger1 chromosome II, whole genome shotgun sequence:
- a CDS encoding facilitative glucose transporter GT1 (encoded by transcript BESB_035600): MARLDEDKMPMISPEDTVANDDALSFGMKGRWCVNTAAQLTSVAILGSFQLGFNLAALNTAKAFIALDFRWCLNERGLPHLDCATGRLYGSLVNAAAFVGALVGCIVAGRVTELGRCACLRWAHCLCVVACVLSAAALDFVTLFASRLFVGLALGLFTVCVPLYISEMSPADSRGFYVTFHQLLIAFGPVVGTALGLAFSRAPGGSDAYSPTQFEKLWWRVMLGFPAVISLLSALLLWFVYPFETPQILVERDQKSQAGALLREIYSRDTVGPELQSIIRRNHQKQSQDPSQLGMWRALVHPAYSKVIMFGCYLSIAQQLSGVNVLVADSNLLYSSLNLPPTLVTALTVALMAIGFVVTIATLPLVDHLGRRVLLLVSIALCLASMCTAFVVSMINENSGALRWIIVGCMYSFSVGFGLGYGPVFWIYLQEIFPPEIKQAAVSLASSLNWLAAVAMVQASDFLLQGGLTVLTGICTVSLGIVFVLTLFFARETKGLPVGESPYFTNPAIVHTPGDTLPTVGSLRERQEGAVDGIVAETAADAAASDTKASTGRP; this comes from the coding sequence ATGGCTCGACTAGACGAAGATAAGATGCCAATGATATCTCCAGAGGACACCGTTGCCAATGATGACGCATTGTCTTTCGGGATGAAGGGTCGCTGGTGTGTGAATACTGCCGCTCAACTCACCTCAGTCGCTATTCTGGGTTCGTTCCAGCTTGGGTTCAACCTCGCCGCTTTAAATACGGCCAAAGCGTTCATCGCCCTCGACTTCAGGTGGTGTCTGAACGAGAGAGGACTTCCTCACCTCGATTGCGCTACCGGGCGCCTGTACGGCTCTCTCGTCAATGCGGCGGCGTTCGTAGGTGCTCTAGTGGGCTGCATCGTAGCTGGTCGAGTGACAGAACTTGGTCGGTGTGCCTGTCTGCGGTGGGCACATTGCCTATGCGTGGTTGCTTGtgtcctctccgccgctgctctAGATTTTGTCACACTCTTTGCATCACGGCTCTTCGTGGGTCTCGCGCTAGGTTTGTTCACGGTGTGTGTCCCCCTCTATATTTCGGAAATGTCCCCTGCGGACTCGAGAGGATTCTACGTAACATTTCATCAGCTTCTCATCGCCTTCGGCCCCGTTGTCGGGACGGCGTTAGGACTTGCCTTCAGCAGAGCACCCGGAGGCAGCGATGCGTATTCTCCCACACAGTTTGAGAAGCTGTGGTGGAGAGTTATGCTTGGCTTCCCCGCTGTAATCAGCCTGCTTTCGGCTCTCCTGCTGTGGTTCGTGTACCCGTTCGAAACGCCACAGATTTTGGTAGAGAGGGATCAGAAGTCACAGGCAGGAGCACTGCTGCGAGAGATCTACTCCCGTGACACCGTCGGCCCTGAACTGCAGTCTATCATCCGAAGGAATCACCAGAAACAATCTCAGGATCCTTCCCAACTTGGGATGTGGAGAGCTCTCGTCCACCCAGCATATAGCAAGGTCATCATGTTTGGATGCTACTTGTCGATCGCGCAGCAACTGAGTGGGGTAAACGTTCTTGTGGCAGACAGTAACCTTCTTTATTCCTCACTAAATCTGCCCCCAACGCTGGTCACGGCGCTTACCGTGGCCTTGATGGCTATCGGCTTTGTTGTGACGATTGCCACCCTGCCGCTGGTAGATCATTTAGGCCGTCGCGTGTTGCTGCTGGTGTCTATCGCGCTGTGCTTGGCTTCCATGTGCACCGCATTCGTCGTGAGCATGATCAATGAGAacagcggcgctctgcgctgGATTATCGTAGGCTGCATGTATTCATTCTCCGTGGGCTTCGGGCTAGGATACGGGCCAGTGTTTTGGATTTATCTGCAGGAGATTTTCCCGCCCGAAATCAAGCAGGCGGCCGTCAGTCTCGCATCGAGTCTGAATTGGCTGGCGGCTGTCGCCATGGTTCAGGCCTCAGACTTCCTTCTACAGGGAGGTTTGACTGTCCTTACTGGCATCTGTACTGTGTCGTTGGGTATAGTATTTGTCTTGACGCTTTTCTTTGCAAGAGAAACCAAGGGGTTGCCAGTCGGCGAATCACCTTACTTCACCAATCCCGCTATTGTTCACACCCCAGGGGACACATTACCTACAGTTGGTAGCCTCCGTGAACGTCAAGAGGGCGCTGTTGACGGTATCGTGGCTGAGACTGCAGCTGACGCAGCAGCATCCGATACAAAAGCAAGCACCGGGCGTCCGTAA
- a CDS encoding Ulp1 protease family, C-terminal catalytic domain-containing protein (encoded by transcript BESB_035560), which translates to MDIDIPPATKRGPEPLFTPFSLASCASASAASSPPFPSSCAEAPRTEYPPPSSCASRVLLSSCSASSFSRWLPSSRRSASTGTSGLRSPSSFCSSFFSPSPPSDDSVAASAGLCRGREASSHFASATPFASSRAHAADGERPLAHHASSRPSQFSALAREPRIPPGVFKQHRHPLFQPANRLASSTGVHAPAPHSAGARGDAPVSAFLQSWETRDWGTSRRAPVGTPARGFTGERSAEIATVSCAYPRGGEEFFDAREEAEEELNLATVPSAEKGGWVSSEARCWRTPVGDGASSAAEGAVRVREESVSVEAQAHLRFLLSGSTQPAATAHGEGRAGEGTWVKREPEGEDGDERRLGRQAFISLLEEENRKPGHKGAYLPDVSSSARFLEERGEAKIENSVPPAFAAAGNEPCTEAKALRIHAKSQRTQELLTDVRRRAQAIARDAHKPLDAYRAYTISLQEKLQLVKERERQAKTLTEGLAQRRELLQSRLKVPPPPPLPLVPVRWNRETPMHCDDEELVAAQALLRCSDPNAVLIDKFNIGLTAGQLECLYGSNWLNDEVINFYMQMLQERNEKQRALGQKIWKIFFFNTFFYAKLTGGNSADVTYDYASVKRWTKRQNVDIFAVDLVLVPLHVNRLHWTLGVVDMRQEKRKIYFFDSLGGKNKTWFLTMRRYLQDEHLDKRGKPLEDVEEWFVPEDFSSEKYTPQQENGFDCGVFICQMAECITDGRSFDFSQKNIPQIRAKMALQIVSGELNP; encoded by the exons ATGGACATCGACATCCCGCCGGCGACTAAGAGAGGCCCCGAGCCGCTTTTcactcccttctctctcgcttcttgcgcttccgccagcgccgcgtcttccccTCCGTTCCCCAGCTCTtgcgcagaagcgccgcgcacggagtacccgccgccttcctcctgcgcAAGCAGAGTTTTGCTCAGCTCCtgttctgcctcttctttttcgcgctGGTTgccctcttctcgccgcagcgcctccacaggCACGTCGGGTCTGCGCAGCCCGTCCTCATTCTGctcttcgtttttttctccgtcgcctccttcggatgactccgtcgccgcgtctgcgggcctTTGCCGCGGCAGGGAAGCTTCTTCTCACTTCGCATCTGCGACgcccttcgcttcctcccgcgcgcacgcggccgacggcgagcggccgctGGCTCATcacgcctcctctcgcccgtCACAGTTTTCTGCACTAGCTCGAGAGCCACGCATCCCTCCTGGCGTCTTTAAACAGCATCGCCACCCCCTTTTCCAGCCCGCCAACCGCCTCGCTTCGTCCACGGGCGTGCATGCACCTGCGCCGCACTCGGcaggggcgcgaggcgacgcgccggtcTCCGCTTTTCTGCAGTCCTGGGAAACGCGCGACTGGGGAACCTCTCGTCGCGCACCCGTCGGGACTCCAGCACGAGGTTTTACGGGGGAGAGATCCGCGGAGATCGCCACAGTCTCGTGCGCGTatccgcgaggcggcgaggagtttttcgacgcgcgcgaggaagctgaGGAGGAGTTGAATTTGGCGACTGTCCCTTCCGCCGAAAAGGGAGGCTGGGTTTCGTCggaggcgcgctgctggcgcacgCCTGTAGGGGAcggcgcttcgtctgcagcggagggggccgtgcgcgtgcgcgaggagTCGGTCTcagtggaggcgcaggctcatctgcgcttcctcctctcgggCTCCACGCAGCCCGCTGCGACCGCGCACGGGGAAGGGCGAGCTGGCGAGGGGACATGGGTGAAAAGGGAGCCGGAAGGGGAAGATGGCGatgagcgccgcctcgggcgccaGGCCTTCATTTCGCTGCTGGAAGAGGAAAACAGGAAACCAGGGCACAAG GGAGCGTACCTCCCGGatgtctcctcgtctgctcGCTTTctcgaggagcgaggcgaagccaAGATAGAAAACTCAGTTCCACCGGccttcgcagctgctggaaATGAGCCTTgcacagaggcgaaggcgctgcgaaTCCACGCGAAGAGCCAGAGGACGCAGGAGTTACTTACCGAcgtgcgacgccgcgcccaAGCCATCGCTCGCGACGCTCACAAGCCCCTCGACGCCTACCGAGCCTACACGATCTCCCTGCAGGAAAAACTG CAACTGGTGAAGGAGCGggagcggcaggcgaagacgctcACCGAGGgcctggcgcagcgcagggAGCTCCTGCAGTCGAGGCTCAAGGTG cccccccctccgccgctgccgctcgtgCCTGTGCGGTGGAACCGTGAGACGCCCATGCACTGTGACGACG AGGAGCTCGTGGCTGCGCAAGCCCTGCTGAGGTGCTCAGATCCTAACGCAGTCCTCATCGACAAGTTCAACATCGGCCTTACAGC GGGACAGCTGGAGTGTCTGTACGGCTCGAACTGGCTGAACGACGAGGTCATCAATTTCTACATGCAGATGCTCCAG GAACGCaacgagaagcagcgcgcaTTAGGACAGAA GATCTGGAAAATTTTTTTCTTCAACACTTTTTTCTACGCGAAGCTGACCGGAGGGAACAGCGCAGACGTCACCTACGACTATGCCTCTGTCAAG AGATGGACGAAGCGGCAGAACGTTGACATTTTCGCGGTCGATCTCGTTTTGGTTCCTCTGCATGTGAATCGGCTGCACTGGACTCTCGGAGTTGTGGACATGCG gcaagagaagagaaagatcTACTTCTTTGATTCCCTAGGGGGGAAGAACAAAACGTGGTTTCTCACGATGCGACGCTATTTGCAAGATGAGCATCTGGACAAACGCG GAAAGCCGCTGGAGGACGTGGAAGAGTGGTTCGTTCCCGAGGACTTCTCGTCTGAG AAATAtacgccgcagcaggagaACGGATTCgactgcggcgtcttcaTCTGCCAGATGGCGGAGTGCATCACCGACGGAAGGAGTTTCGACTTTTCTCAGAAAAATATTCCTCAGATTCGTGCCAAGATG gcgctgcaaaTAGTTAGCGGCGAGCTAAATCCTTGA
- a CDS encoding hypothetical protein (encoded by transcript BESB_035590) has product MSALSARLAKGAKWASVVLLGAGIPIGVAYFQVVYHNVEEEAQRLHKEGDLHRQRIREQWATKAQTEVRNEENAVRGYRR; this is encoded by the exons ATgtcggcgctctctgcgagACTCGCCAAAGGCGCCAAGTGGGCTAGCGTCGTTCTTCTCG GTGCCGGTATCCCTATTGGAGTTGCCTACTTTCAGGTTGTGTACCACAAtgtcgaggaagaagcacaGAGACTTCATAAAGAGGGTGACCTTCACCGTCAACGAATAAGGGAACAGTGGGCTACGAAGGCTCAAACAGAAGTCAGAAATGAAGAGAACGCTGTGAGAGGATACAGGAGGTAG
- a CDS encoding hypothetical protein (encoded by transcript BESB_035580), which produces MHTELLCAGGEPPAILVRLCDVRTLPPTPVLIEKAERLIPAEEVFSALRYRQDPDKRMALASRLLQQQLLRQHSSRHRDSRAVCSPSFLSDAQPSHASQRRSLSHTLSCNSKAPQQHEILSSAPAASSPPLSSPSPCAASPYSSSATSGSAAAFSAAPSACISVDSAAAPPPLASSASALSGAPSQVCSAASSADSCAHLSANGASHPALSVAGGTRPLNVPEKVERQRSGQKPLWLPRLGEESPFVHFNVSHDNSLVVLAASRLLVGVDCMQLKVRGAANRSVADFLRAMRTQCVGRERAYVFGEGDALPESEQLMRFMKLWTMKEAFVKAIGTGV; this is translated from the exons ATGCACACGGAGCTGCTCTGCGCGGGTGGCGAGCCCCCCGCCATCctcgttcgcctctgcgATGTACGTACTCTGCCTCCGACGCCAGTCCTAATTGAGAAAGCCGAACGGCTCATCCCAGCCGAAGAGGTCTTCTCGGCTCTCAG GTATCGCCAGGATCCCGACAAGCGCATGGCTCTGGCGAGTCGCctccttcagcagcagcttctcCGCCAGCACTCTTCGCGGCACCGCGACAGCCGTGCGGTCTGTTCCCCGTCCTTCCTCTCGGACGCGCAGCCTTCGCACGCGTCACAACGCCGTTCGTTGTCTCACACTCTCTCTTGCAACTCGAAAGCCCCACAACAGCACGAGatcctctcttctgcgcctgcagcttcttctccgcctctgtcGTCTCCAAGTCcttgcgccgcctcgccttaCTCTTCTTCTGCGACTTCcggctctgcagcagctttcTCGGCAGCTCCTTCGGCGTGTATCTCTGTAGattctgccgctgcgcctccgcctttggcttcctcggcctctgcgctttCCGGCGCGCCCTCACAGGTCTGTTCAGCCGCGTCATCCGCTGATTCGTGCGCGCATTTGTCGGCGAACGGAGCCTCTCATCCTGCGTTGTCGGTCGCGGGCGGCACCCGCCCGCTGAACGTCCCTGAGAAAGtcgagcgccagcgcagcggaCAGAAGCCTCTCTGGCTCCCTCGCCTTGGCGAGGAATCGCCCTTTGTCCACTTCAACGTCTCTCACGACAATAGCCTCGTCGttctcgcggcgtctcgcctcctcgttgGTGTTGACTGCATGCAGCTGAAggttcgcggcgccgccaa TCGGTCGGTTGCGGACTTTCTCCGAGCGATGCGCACGCAGTGCGTCGGCCGGGAGCGCGCATACGTCTTCGGTGAGGGCGACGCCCTGCCTGAGTCCGAGCAGCTGATGAGGTTCATGAAACTATGGACGATGAAGGAGGCCTTTGTGAAGGCCATTGGCACGGGTGTGTAG
- a CDS encoding hypothetical protein (encoded by transcript BESB_035570), protein MAKKRKLENALRLAIRKRSSQPQTDYSRYSPQVSSLQNSENPSEEDAGESCTYTGRFPFPRFDVRWVSTEALLHPFAPGS, encoded by the exons ATGGCGAAAAAGCGGAAGCTGGAGAAC GCTCTGCGTTTGGCCATTCGGAAAAGATCGAGCCAACCCCAGACGGACTACTCGCGTTACTCACCCCAGGTATCTTCCTTGCAGAACTCAGAGAATCCAAGCGAGGAAGATGCCGGCGAAAGCTGCACTTACACGGGACGCTTCCCTTTTCCTCGCTTCGATGTCCGCTGGGTTTCAACGGAAGCGCTGCTCCATCCCTTCGCTCCTGGATCTTGA
- a CDS encoding replication factor a protein 3 protein (encoded by transcript BESB_035550), with protein sequence MMYGGISDPSAAFGAGGYQTSSRGNETKIYRLTNGKYLSRYVNEPVRLIGLFKGLEDNGFRLIFTTTDGVTVSCSLARSVAQDAATQDRVVVVCGVLSSVSPPQLAQGFFTPLGNELNAEQADEVVAVAHHDFFSPFYPPSATDAAVRSSEAR encoded by the exons ATGATGTACGGAGGCATCTCTGACCCTTCTGCAGCgttcggcgctggcggctaCCAGACTTCTTCGCGAGGAAACGAGACGAAAATCTATCG GTTGACGAACGGCAAATACCTCAGTCGATATGTGAACGAGCCAGTGCGTCTTATTGGCCTGTTTAAGGGCCTCGAAGACAACGGCTTCCGCCTCATCTTCACTACGACAGACG GGGTGACAGTTTCGTGCTCTCTGGCGCGATCCGTCGCCCAGGACGCGGCGACTCAGGACAGAGTCGTCGTTGTGTGCGGCGTGCTTTCCTCGGTGTCTCCGCCACAGCTCGCCCAAGGCTTCTTCACTCCCTTGGGAAACGAGCTAA ATGCTGAGCAAGCAGACGAGGTTGTCGCCGTAGCGCACCACGatttcttctcgccgttttACCCTCCCTCTGCAACGGACGCGGCTGTGCGGTCATCCGAGGCGCGATGA